In Paludibaculum fermentans, the genomic stretch TGAATGGCGTTCCATCCAAGCTGATGCGGGTGATCGTTTGCGGCATGGCGATTGGCGCCGCCGTCTTCGCGCAGCAGGCGCCGCCGGCGGGTGCGGCAGCGGGTGCACAGGGTCGTCCGCGCGGTGCGGGCCGTGCCATGAATCCGGCGAATCTGGTGCCGCCGCTGGAAGAGTCGGGTTACACACAGATCTTTGACGGGAAGAGCCTGAACGGCTGGGATGTGGATCCGGATTTCTGGCGGGTGGAAGACGGCGCAATTGTGGGTGAGACCAAGGCCGATCATCAGCCAAAGCAGAACATCTTTGCGATTTGGCGCGGCGGCAAGCCGGCGGACTTCGAATTCAAGGCGCAATACCGGATGACCGGCGGCAACAGCGGCATCCAGTACCGCAGTATCGAGCGGCCTGATGTCGCGAAGTGGGTGCTGCAGGGCTACCAGGCGGACATCGACGCACAGCAGCAGTACACGGGACAGATCTATGAAGAACGCGGCCGGGGCTTCCTCGCCCTACGCGGCATGTTTGCCTATGTGGGTGACGGCAAGAAGACGGGCATGGTGGGCAAGGTCGGAGAGAATGAGGAGCTGAAGGCTTTCATCAAGAACGACGACTGGAACGAGATCCACATCATTGCCCGTGGCAATACGATCATCCAGCTGATCAACGGCCACGTGATGGCCACGCTGGTGGACGACGACACCACGAAACGCAAGATGGACGGAGTGATCGGACTCCAGCTCCACCTCACCAGCACCGGGATGAAGATCGAAGTCAAGAACATCCGTCTCAAAACGTTCTAAGGGAGTGCGCGGGGCCGGGTTCGCGCACTCCGGCCCATTCCCCTAATACTTGCAGGCTGAGTTGTCTGCCTTGACGTAGTACGATTTGAAGTTTTTCGCCTTGGGGTCGATGCAGCCCACGAGGTTCAGCAATTCCACCTTGCGGAACTCGATCGGGTGGCTTTCACTCTGCAGCGAGATGAAACCCTCATTCAACAGCATCCCGTCGGGTTTCGCCGTGGGATCGAAGTTAGTGACTGAACCGCCGCCGACCTGCGGCATCTCGTAGGTCAGCACCGTCTCTCCATTCACCACGTGGCGTACGACGCTGTCGCCATGCACCACGGCCTCCACCCGTACCCACTGATCGCCATGGAACGTCTTCGACGTGGAATTGATGCAGTGCTTCGTCACCAGTGAGCCATCCATCACCAGATTGGTGCCGGGCGTACAGACATTCGCGTTGCTACGTGCATCCTTGCCGTTGCCGCCGAGCAGTTGCACTTCGATGGAAATAGGGAAATCCTGGTCCTTGCCCATCGTCTCAGGCCGCTGGCAGTGGATCATGATGCCGCTGTTGCGAAACGCCCACGCCGGGCCGCCCTTGGCTTGCTCTCCCGTGAACCGGTATTCGACGGCGATGATGTAGTGCGAGAATTTGTCCTTGTAGAAGATGTGGCCGAAGCGGCTGTTGAACTGGTCGTATTTGTCGTATGAGACCTTCAGCAGGCCGTCTTCCACGCGAAATGTATTGCCGAAGTTGTCACCAAATGCGTAGCCGGTGATCTTGGGCTTCCATCCGTCCAGGTTCTTTCCGTTAAAGAGCTGGACCCAGTCCTTCTGGTCCTGGGCTCCGGCGGGAGCTTGCGCGAAAAGCGGGGCCAGCAAGACAATCGGGGCAAGGGCGATGAGTATCGGTTTCATGACGTGCCAAGTATATCGATTGGGCGGCGCACCGGAAAGCCGGCCTGGTCTGCCGCGCGGTTTTCAGAAATAGCCCATCAGCACAGCGAGCCCGATGTGGAGAAACACGAGGACCGCAAAGGAATAGCTGAATGGCTTGTGAATGACGTGCCAGAGATGGAAGATCTCGCCGGCGCGCCGCAGGAAAAGAATCTTGGCCGTCAGCCAGCCCTGCCTGCGTACGATGGCGAGTACTGCTTCCAATTCGGGATGGTTCGAGCTTCGAAGGCCACCCAGGGAGAACATCAATTCGCTGCCGCTCAGAACCCGCCGGCGTAGGCGCGCCATTCGAAAGGGTCGCAATACATCCAGCCACGACATCCAGGCGATGGCCTGCCACAGGTGCATTCGATCCACCTGGGCGGCGGACGGCAATTGCAGGGCTTCGCGCAGGTCTGCTCCGTCGAAAACTTCCTGGCTGCGGATCTCGCGGTTCAGGTCCTGGCTCGTATCCTGCAATTCCCGTAAACTGACCTCCGCCATTGTCACGCTGCGCGGAATCTGGGCGTACAGGTAACGGCCGGCGATGCCGCTGACGACGATCGCCATCATGATCCAGTAGGCCATTCCAGCGAGGCCCTGCAGTTTGAGCGAGGAGTGAAACGTGACAAGGACCGGCACGGCGAGTCCCAGGATGATGTGGATGTCCAACCAGTGACGCGTTTTCCCAATTCGTTGCAGCGGTTTCCAGTGCTTCCGCAGTGGATAGAGGAAGAGGCAAAGGAAGATCCCTAGCGAGAGCATCCCCACGCGGAGGCCGATCTGTCCCGACGGCCTCAGTTGCCAATGCCTGGGGTGGACAGGGCGTTCCGCCAGCGGCAGGCGATAGTAGTCGAATCCGATAGCGGTGAGCCAGAGGATCAGCCCCATTGCGCCGAACATGAGAAGTGCGGCGCGCAGGCGATGGGGCAGTTCATTTCGAGCAGTACTCATTGCTTACCTGTGGTGTCTCCCTTGACCTGGGTAACCTTCGATTCCGTTTCGACCGAGAACCGGCGGTAACCCGCGAACGTGTGTGTGTTGCGCCAGTGCTGGTGACGGGTGCGCGCATCGATGACAGCGGAGAGCGGCAGCCAAACCTGTGATGCGGCCCCCACCGCTCCGTACCGCACGAGACTGTGGAGCCCGACGAGGCCGATGTCTTCCAGCGGTTCGCGGAGATCCGATTCAATCTGATGAACCTGGCCGGTGGACTCATCGAGCCAGGCAACGCCCTTCCAGGGGATAGGGTATTGACGGCCCGAGACCTCGAGTACTGACGGTGAATCCTTCGTGCCGACATGCTCGAAGCTCAGTCTTGCCCACTTCACCCCGTCGAGCATTTGTGGTTCCAGTTGCTCGAAGTGGTAACTGCCGGAGAAGCGCGGCAGAAAGATCATGAGCAGGACGGCAAAGCCCGTTGTTGAGAGCAACGGCTGCCCCGGTAGCTTTTGATGCTTCTTCTCAATACGGGATTCCTCCACCGAGAAGTCGCCACTGGATGCGTCCACCAGCAGCAGGTAGTCGAATTCGCTCTCACGGTGCTCCTGCACTTTGGAGCCATCGGAGAGCTTCAATTGTTCGAGGCGTTCGGTGCAGGCCATGGACGGGAACTCGGTGGCGAACTGCTCGGCGCGGTTCTGTGCCCGCTGCAGCAGAGTGGCTGGAGCATCCTGCGAAGCGGCGGCAGGGACGGCGAGCGCAAACAGACAACAAGACGCGATGGCGAGCATTAGAACCGGTACCCCACTGTGAGAAAAGTCTGATCATAGTTTTGAACCTGGCCCCGGTAGGTCATCCAGCCGCCTGTAACGAAGTAGTGACGGGAGAAGGACCAGTCAATGCTGCCGCCGATGAAGCGCGCGCGCGTTTGCTGGGTCAGCGCCCCGTGAAACTCCTGCTGCCCGGCCTGGGCCTCGAGCCGTAACTGCTCGCCGAGATTCCGAGTGAGCGTAAAGGAGGTGTAGCGGCCAGTGCCGAAGCTGCTGGTGAAGCTGCTGTAGCGCCCTTCCAGCCGGGATTTGATCCAGGGCAACTGGCTCCAACTCGCGCTGTACATCTGGTTGAGGGAGGAGCGCGGGTCATTTTCGCGGTGGCTACGCCCCCAGTTGCCGCTCAGCGTCAGCCGGTCGATGGGTTGGACGCGGATGCCGCCGCTGAAGCCCTGAAAGAGGAAGTTGTCGAGGAGGCCGGTACCCAGCAGACGGATGTCGAAGGTGGGCGTGCCGCGGAGATGGTTGTGGCTGAGGTCGAAAGTAACCCGGCGGTGGGGCTGGAAGCGTGTGCTGGTGAAGCTTCTCGTGAGCTGCAGTCCGGTCTGGCCATCGAACAGCCTCGGGTTGCGCTGGTCCGCTTCCATTGTGTGAAGGAGCGTGAACTTTGTGCCGACAAAGACGGAGTTCTCGGCGAAGAGGAATTGGCGTTCCGGGCGCCAATGCACGCGAGTGATGGCGACACCGACTGTGCCACTCCAGCGGGCGGATTCATAGTTGCCGCGCTGCGCGTTCAAAAACGTACCGAGCATCTGGCGATTCGGGTCGTAGTTCCACTGGGTGGGGTCCGGAGTGGAGCCGGCGAAGACACCGGCCGTCAGGGTCTTCCCGAATGAGCGTGCCAGGTAGCCGCCATCGAGCGTGCTCAGGCTGGATGCCCAGGGCAGCAGGACGCGTCCGAAGCCCAGTTGATAGGGGCTGCGCGGATTCGAGTAGAACAGGCCTATGTGATAGGTGCGGTTCACGAGGTCAGTCAGGGTTTGCGCCTGGCCGCCACTGGTCGAATTCACACGACCGCGCCAATAACCTGAGATCGACCAATAAGTTCCCTCGATACGGGTCCAATCCACCCGAATTGCCATGCCCTCCTGATGGGAGGAGAGACCGGCACCGCTGCGGTCGTTCAGCGAGTTCCACTCGAAACCGAGACGGCCGGTGAGACGGCCTTCTTCAGTGAGCGGCGGGCTGGGCACATACTCGCGGACCTCCTCCTCCAATGGATCGCCGCTGGTGAAGCTCACGACTTGGGCGTAGCGCTGACGCCTGGCGGAGTTGCGAATGCGCTCGAGGTTTTCCTGGGCGGCGGTGGCAAGCAGCGCTAGGTCGCCGGGTTCCGGCTGCAGGTCGTCGACTGTGCTTCTGATTTCGCAGAAGGCTGACTGGGTTGCGACGGAGACGACGACGCCTTCTCCGACGGCTCTGGCGGACATTCGAGCCTCACCTGGAGCGAGACGCTGGAAGGTGAGCTTCATGCCCTCAGCCAAGCCGGTGGCGCTCCCCTGGTCCAGATACACACCGCCTGCGACAACCTGGCGGATGTGAATTGGTGGAGACGCTGTCTGCGCCAGCAGGACACTTGCCGGCGCCAGAAATGTGGCGATCCATCTCCACATGGCTATGAGTTCCCCTTCGGATGGCATTGATAGCAACTAGGGCTCGCATAGACGTAGTTCTTGCGCCCGTTGTGCTTTTTGTCCATGTCGGTCTTGTTGTGGGCGTGGCAATCGATACAGCTGAAGACCGCGTAGTTGGACGGCGTTGTGTGGCAGTCGTTGCAGGTGGTCCACTTGCCGGCGTGCTTGCCCGTGTAGATGGGGAAGTTGTGGTTGAACTTGGCACCCTTCCACTGCGTGGTGGTGTGGCAGGAGGTACAGGTATGCGGGAAACCGGCCGTCAGGTGATTGGGGTTGGAAACCTGCTCGTAGACCTTCTGATGGCAGGCGTAGCAGTCTGTTGGGGTGCCGGTATAGCGTCCGCCGACATGGCAGTTTGCGCAGGCGACGGAGGTATGTGCGCCGGTGAGCGGGAATTTCGTCAGCGCATGATTAAAGACCGCGCCTTTCCACTGCGTGGTGGAATGGCAGACTGAGCAATCCTTCGGGAAGCCTGCCGTGACGTGGTTCGGATTGGTGGTGGAGTTGTAAAGAGGCAGATGGCAGGCATCGCAATTCATGGGCGTGCCCGCATAGACCCCATTCACATGGCACAGGCTGCACTGGGTGGTCGCATGCTTGCCGGTGAGAGCAAAGCGCGTCGCACTGTGATTGAAGACCGCGCCCTTCCACTGGGTGGTGTTGTGGCAGGCGGTGCAATCAGTGGGGAAGCCCGCCGCGGCGTGGTTGGGATTCGTAGTGGACTTGTACAGCGCCAGGTGGCACGACTGGCAAGTCTGCGGAGTTCCTTTGAAAGTGTTGTTGACGTGACAGCTCAGGCACGGAGCCTGGAGGTGTGCGCCCGTCAGGGGGAACTTGGTCATGGACGTGTGGTCGAACTGGGCGCCCTTCCACTGTGTCGTGTTGTGGCAGACCGTGCAGTCTTTGGGGAAGCCGGCGGTGGCGTGGTTGGGGGTGGTCGTTTCTGGTAGTCGGGCAGGTGGCAGCCGTCGCACGTTTGCGGTGTGCCTTTGTAGACGCCGTTCACGTGACAGAGTGAGCACTGCGTTTGCACATGGGCGCCGGTCAGGGGGAACTTGGTCATGGCGGTGTGATCGAACTTCGCGCCCTTCCATTGGGTGGTGGTGTGGCAGACGATGCAGTCTTTGGGGAAGCCGGCGGCCGCGTGATTGGGTGTAGACGTCTTCTGGTAGTCGGGGGTATGGCATCCCTCGCAGGTGGAGACGGTGCCTGCGTACTTATTGCCGATGTGACAGCTCTGGCACGGTGTGGCGACATGCGCGCCGGTCAGAGCGAACTTTGTCTTGGAGTGGTCGAAGAGGGCGCCCTTGCGTTTGCACATGTGCGCCGGTGAGCGGGAACTTGGTCATGGCGGTGTGATCGAACTTCGCGCCCTTCCACTGGGTAGTGGTGTGGCAGGCCGCGCA encodes the following:
- a CDS encoding 3-keto-disaccharide hydrolase → MNLNGVPSKLMRVIVCGMAIGAAVFAQQAPPAGAAAGAQGRPRGAGRAMNPANLVPPLEESGYTQIFDGKSLNGWDVDPDFWRVEDGAIVGETKADHQPKQNIFAIWRGGKPADFEFKAQYRMTGGNSGIQYRSIERPDVAKWVLQGYQADIDAQQQYTGQIYEERGRGFLALRGMFAYVGDGKKTGMVGKVGENEELKAFIKNDDWNEIHIIARGNTIIQLINGHVMATLVDDDTTKRKMDGVIGLQLHLTSTGMKIEVKNIRLKTF
- a CDS encoding 3-keto-disaccharide hydrolase; translation: MKPILIALAPIVLLAPLFAQAPAGAQDQKDWVQLFNGKNLDGWKPKITGYAFGDNFGNTFRVEDGLLKVSYDKYDQFNSRFGHIFYKDKFSHYIIAVEYRFTGEQAKGGPAWAFRNSGIMIHCQRPETMGKDQDFPISIEVQLLGGNGKDARSNANVCTPGTNLVMDGSLVTKHCINSTSKTFHGDQWVRVEAVVHGDSVVRHVVNGETVLTYEMPQVGGGSVTNFDPTAKPDGMLLNEGFISLQSESHPIEFRKVELLNLVGCIDPKAKNFKSYYVKADNSACKY